One Neisseria sicca genomic region harbors:
- a CDS encoding slipin family protein, with protein sequence MFKNFVVKPTEHLIVLLDGSLHTVLNAGKHTIWHWGKEIETHKQDATVLHVQWNGIGSLLKIASERKKAEKFLQIVHNPAGHNTLVWHDEMPVFTITDNTDYWAFFRPEKGELNTLTLAHNEYWLPENVQETLLLRNQVPSNCEKFVVEQHERLLIRINGRLQRVLGEGRYLLQSKARAKNNEIEIERQHTANAMYHQWEDAQKWAKEQPENPQWLVLESPVGQNTLAWHQDFGAKVVASGEHAAFWLPENGEIETHTQPKTEYWLPENVQAALLAHITLDKPLQKYTVKANECLLITERNRLMRVLGEGDYVLLLGEEHKALFADTGIPVYENTAQLAQWAAQNPELAAAHWQRVEAGENELLLWSQNGKLQNLIRPKETAWFWREAAQPYEIQRIDLSQGLAIDADTVKQLQNINFGGHPVFKNAVHTVNVPEHHQGLVYIDNVQQPPLTQGRYHYWLVNQTVGSQVADLRLQTCEVSGQELLTEDKVTVRANVVCNYRITDAPKWFAQHQSPEEYLYRELQFAIRALIGSKSMDTLLADKQGLDTELTALIRAKVPLGAEIDSAGVKDIILPGEIRSILTRVVEAEKSAQANNIRRREETAATRSLLNTARVMEENPTALRLKELETLEKVTEKIDKISVYGGLDGVLKGLINIQQPK encoded by the coding sequence ATGTTCAAAAATTTCGTCGTCAAACCCACCGAACACCTTATCGTTCTGCTGGATGGCAGCCTGCACACCGTTCTCAATGCGGGGAAACACACTATTTGGCATTGGGGCAAGGAAATTGAAACACACAAACAGGACGCGACCGTGCTGCATGTGCAGTGGAACGGCATCGGCAGTTTGTTGAAAATCGCTTCGGAACGCAAAAAGGCAGAAAAATTCCTGCAAATTGTCCATAACCCTGCCGGACACAATACACTGGTATGGCACGATGAAATGCCCGTATTCACCATAACCGACAATACGGACTATTGGGCGTTTTTCCGTCCTGAAAAAGGCGAATTGAACACGCTCACGCTGGCGCACAACGAATACTGGCTGCCTGAAAACGTGCAGGAAACGCTGCTGTTGCGCAACCAAGTGCCGTCAAACTGCGAGAAATTTGTTGTGGAGCAACACGAACGCCTGCTTATCCGCATCAACGGGCGTTTGCAGCGCGTGCTGGGCGAAGGGCGGTATCTGCTGCAAAGCAAGGCGAGAGCGAAAAATAACGAAATTGAAATCGAACGGCAACACACCGCCAACGCAATGTATCATCAATGGGAAGACGCGCAGAAATGGGCGAAAGAGCAGCCTGAAAATCCGCAATGGCTGGTGCTGGAAAGCCCTGTGGGGCAAAACACGTTGGCGTGGCATCAGGATTTTGGCGCAAAGGTCGTGGCAAGCGGCGAACACGCAGCGTTTTGGTTGCCGGAAAATGGCGAAATCGAAACGCACACGCAGCCGAAAACCGAATACTGGCTGCCCGAAAATGTGCAGGCTGCTTTGCTGGCACACATCACGTTGGACAAACCCCTGCAAAAATATACCGTTAAAGCCAACGAATGCCTGCTGATTACCGAGCGCAACCGCCTGATGCGCGTGCTGGGCGAAGGCGATTATGTGCTGCTGTTGGGCGAGGAACATAAAGCCCTGTTTGCCGATACAGGCATACCCGTGTATGAAAATACGGCGCAACTGGCGCAATGGGCGGCGCAAAATCCCGAACTCGCAGCGGCGCATTGGCAGCGCGTGGAAGCCGGCGAAAACGAATTGCTGCTGTGGTCGCAAAACGGCAAGCTGCAAAACCTGATCCGCCCCAAAGAAACAGCGTGGTTCTGGCGCGAAGCGGCTCAGCCGTATGAAATCCAACGTATTGATTTATCCCAAGGTTTAGCAATCGATGCGGATACAGTGAAGCAGTTGCAGAACATCAATTTCGGCGGCCATCCTGTGTTTAAAAATGCAGTGCACACGGTAAACGTACCCGAACACCATCAGGGATTGGTCTATATCGACAACGTGCAGCAACCGCCTCTGACGCAGGGGCGTTACCACTATTGGCTGGTAAACCAGACGGTCGGCAGCCAAGTGGCGGATTTGCGTTTGCAGACTTGCGAAGTATCGGGACAGGAGCTGCTGACTGAAGATAAGGTTACCGTACGCGCCAATGTGGTGTGCAACTACCGGATTACGGACGCGCCCAAATGGTTTGCCCAGCATCAATCGCCCGAAGAATATCTCTACCGCGAATTGCAGTTCGCCATCCGCGCGCTCATCGGCAGTAAAAGTATGGACACACTGTTGGCGGACAAACAGGGCTTGGATACGGAGCTGACCGCGCTCATCCGCGCCAAAGTGCCGCTGGGCGCGGAAATCGACAGTGCAGGTGTGAAAGACATTATCCTACCGGGCGAAATCCGCAGCATCTTAACGCGCGTAGTGGAAGCCGAAAAATCCGCCCAAGCCAACAACATCCGCCGCCGCGAGGAAACCGCCGCCACACGCTCGCTGCTGAACACCGCGCGCGTGATGGAGGAAAACCCGACTGCCCTGCGGCTGAAAGAATTGGAAACATTGGAAAAAGTTACCGAGAAAATCGACAAGATTTCCGTGTACGGCGGATTGGACGGCGTGTTGAAGGGCTTGATTAATATTCAGCAGCCGAAATAG
- a CDS encoding lytic transglycosylase domain-containing protein yields MKTENLILTPESPSRRRFLLAGGALLLSPAAALAGAQREETLADDVASVMRSSINNVNPPRLVFADPNEGERWLAAMSSRLARYVPDAAERRRLLVNIQYESSRAGLNTQVILGLIEVESAFRQYAISGVGARGLMQVMPFWKNYIGKPSHNLFDIRTNLRYGCTILRHYNNIEKGNIVRALARFNGSLGSNKYPNAVLGAWRNRWQWG; encoded by the coding sequence ATGAAAACGGAAAACCTTATCCTCACGCCCGAATCCCCGTCCCGCCGCCGCTTTTTACTGGCTGGCGGCGCATTGCTGCTCAGCCCGGCAGCCGCACTCGCCGGTGCGCAACGCGAAGAAACGCTTGCCGACGATGTCGCTTCAGTGATGCGCAGCTCCATCAACAATGTCAATCCGCCGCGCCTCGTGTTCGCCGATCCAAACGAAGGCGAACGCTGGCTGGCGGCAATGTCTTCCCGCCTTGCCCGCTACGTTCCCGATGCCGCCGAACGCCGCCGCCTGCTGGTCAACATCCAATACGAAAGCAGCCGCGCGGGGTTGAATACCCAAGTGATTTTGGGCTTGATCGAAGTCGAGAGCGCGTTCCGCCAATACGCCATCAGCGGCGTGGGCGCGCGCGGGCTGATGCAGGTCATGCCGTTTTGGAAAAACTATATCGGCAAACCTTCGCACAACCTGTTCGACATCCGCACCAACCTGCGCTACGGCTGCACCATCCTGCGCCACTACAACAATATCGAAAAAGGCAACATCGTCCGCGCTTTGGCGCGATTCAACGGCAGCCTGGGCAGCAACAAATACCCCAACGCCGTCTTGGGCGCATGGCGCAACCGCTGGCAATGGGGCTGA
- a CDS encoding site-specific integrase has product MYRLETILFSNGERFSLLVNEKTGIPDFYSTLWVTVELRNQSAVNTIRNKLGTIQWLMNWEKENNLVISDLIHKEILLTENQLESLIQHMRINVKKQKNVISTKKSVSMKGRTQFIDIYSSVSLSHQYNRLTTLSEYILFLSKVISVSNEYIKKLTKLLTLIKGVRPKNHKALSIKPESELPDGLLDEFMSIANFSNPNNPFQDIGIRKRNHLMFILLKELGIRRGELLSLQIPFIDIGTAKPSVTIKRTHDDKFDTRKIQAVSKTKERRLPISQKIAQLLNDYIMNYRSKVPNANTHPYLFVTHRKGKTQGSPISTSSFDNVIVPTMKKVDPRFSIIHPHIFRHEWNLYFSRKVDKNNKNLNHDSSHKDFISPEKEAKIRQHLMGHTSEKSGNFYNQRYIREKANKILLELQIEFQKKVDDYES; this is encoded by the coding sequence ATGTATAGACTAGAAACAATCCTGTTTTCAAATGGAGAACGCTTTTCCCTGTTAGTTAATGAGAAAACTGGTATACCTGATTTTTATTCAACCCTATGGGTAACAGTAGAACTACGTAATCAATCCGCAGTAAATACCATTAGAAATAAACTAGGAACCATACAATGGCTAATGAACTGGGAAAAAGAGAATAATCTTGTTATTAGTGATCTGATTCATAAAGAGATACTCTTAACAGAAAATCAATTAGAATCTCTTATTCAACATATGAGAATAAATGTAAAAAAGCAAAAAAATGTAATTAGTACAAAAAAAAGTGTGTCAATGAAAGGTCGAACTCAATTTATTGATATTTACTCGTCTGTATCCCTTAGTCACCAATATAATAGGCTAACAACACTTTCAGAATACATATTATTTCTATCTAAAGTAATAAGTGTATCTAACGAATATATCAAAAAATTAACAAAATTACTTACGCTAATTAAAGGAGTAAGACCTAAGAATCATAAAGCATTATCTATAAAACCAGAAAGTGAGTTACCCGATGGATTGTTAGATGAGTTTATGTCTATTGCGAACTTTTCAAACCCTAATAATCCGTTTCAAGATATCGGAATAAGAAAAAGAAACCATTTAATGTTTATCTTACTGAAAGAATTAGGAATTAGAAGAGGAGAACTATTATCACTTCAAATACCATTTATCGATATAGGGACTGCTAAACCATCGGTTACAATAAAGCGAACGCATGATGATAAATTTGACACAAGAAAAATTCAGGCAGTTAGTAAAACTAAAGAAAGGCGCTTGCCAATATCACAAAAGATAGCTCAACTACTTAATGATTATATTATGAATTATCGTTCTAAAGTTCCCAATGCGAATACACATCCATATTTGTTTGTAACTCATCGAAAAGGAAAAACTCAAGGGAGTCCAATTAGTACAAGTTCTTTTGACAACGTTATTGTACCAACGATGAAAAAGGTAGATCCAAGATTCTCTATTATTCATCCGCATATTTTTCGTCATGAATGGAACTTATATTTTTCACGAAAAGTAGATAAGAATAATAAAAATTTAAATCATGATTCTTCCCATAAAGATTTTATCTCCCCTGAAAAAGAGGCAAAAATAAGACAGCATCTCATGGGGCATACGTCAGAAAAATCAGGTAATTTCTATAATCAACGTTATATTAGAGAAAAAGCTAACAAGATATTATTAGAACTTCAAATTGAGTTTCAAAAAAAGGTTGATGATTATGAATCATAA
- a CDS encoding metallophosphoesterase family protein, producing MLRFALFADIHGKFLLPFKLVHHYQQITGKSIDLILQCGDMGAFPSKDCMDKATLRHAAKDRNELGFMDDFVQPNPQIARFLDKLNIDMLCVRGNHEDHGFLDELERQSEQAAFTIDAYERVWVLKTGDSFVFQKGGESLEIIGIGRIGDRKQRPHGEFIQEYERQNLRRLVKDCLKSKHDPDVLITHDKFGDSQRGYGSVEIAEVMDKLAFAYHFYGHTGEAYQQNLADNGITQSVKIKELEFDGEGKLSEGCMLILEVEQQKGDKHFTLSPVPLNEIIHFMRDTWRYY from the coding sequence ATGCTCCGTTTCGCTCTATTCGCCGATATACATGGCAAATTCTTACTTCCTTTTAAGCTGGTACATCACTACCAGCAAATTACAGGCAAAAGCATAGATTTGATTCTCCAATGTGGTGATATGGGTGCTTTCCCCAGTAAAGATTGTATGGATAAAGCCACCTTGCGTCATGCTGCAAAAGATCGCAATGAATTGGGATTTATGGACGATTTTGTGCAACCGAATCCTCAAATCGCCCGATTTCTCGATAAACTTAATATCGATATGCTTTGCGTACGTGGCAATCATGAAGATCATGGTTTTTTAGACGAATTAGAACGGCAAAGCGAGCAGGCTGCTTTTACCATTGATGCTTATGAGCGCGTTTGGGTACTCAAAACGGGGGATTCGTTTGTGTTTCAAAAAGGAGGAGAATCGCTGGAAATAATCGGCATCGGCCGTATTGGCGATAGAAAACAACGACCTCATGGCGAATTTATCCAAGAATATGAACGTCAGAATCTGCGCCGTTTGGTTAAAGATTGCCTGAAAAGCAAACATGACCCCGATGTGCTGATTACGCATGATAAGTTTGGTGACAGCCAGCGCGGTTATGGCTCTGTTGAAATTGCAGAAGTGATGGATAAGCTTGCTTTTGCCTACCATTTTTACGGACATACTGGAGAAGCATATCAGCAAAATTTGGCAGACAACGGCATTACACAGTCGGTAAAAATTAAAGAATTGGAATTTGACGGAGAGGGTAAGTTGTCGGAGGGGTGTATGTTGATTTTGGAAGTAGAGCAGCAGAAGGGTGACAAGCATTTTACGCTTTCACCTGTACCATTAAACGAGATTATCCATTTTATGCGGGATACTTGGCGATATTACTGA
- a CDS encoding IS630 family transposase (programmed frameshift), with the protein MAYSADLRNKALNYYEQCKNISQTAATFNLSRNTLYLWIRLKKQTGSLKHQVTGLNAVKLDRQKLAQYVEQHQDAYLHEIAKHFDCTPAAVCYALKQMGMTRKKRPTTYKEQDPAKVTHYLTQLAEFSDYQRVYLDETGFDRYLFRPYARSLRGQIVKAQISGKRYRRLSLVSAQVGNRLIAPMVYQNTMTGVFFEAWFQQCLLPALTQKSVIILDNARFHRMGVLREMAEKLGHKVLPLAPYSPELNPIEKVWANIKRYLRTVLSDYARFDDALLSYFDFN; encoded by the exons ATGGCATACTCTGCGGACTTAAGAAACAAAGCTTTAAACTATTACGAACAATGCAAAAACATCAGCCAAACCGCAGCAACGTTTAACTTGTCAAGAAACACGCTTTACCTGTGGATTCGCCTTAAAAAACAAACAGGCAGCCTAAAACATCAAGTTACCGGTCTAAATGCCGTCAAATTGGATAGGCAAAAACTGGCTCAATATGTTGAGCAACACCAGGATGCCTATCTGCATGAAATCGCCAAACATTTTGATTGTACGCCAGCCGCCGTTTGCTATGCACTCAAACAGATGGGGATGACGCGCAAAAAAAGAC CCACCACTTACAAAGAACAAGACCCGGCCAAAGTAACGCATTATTTGACACAACTGGCCGAATTTTCCGACTACCAACGTGTTTATTTGGATGAAACAGGATTTGACCGCTACCTGTTCCGTCCCTATGCCCGTAGCCTGAGAGGGCAAATAGTGAAAGCGCAGATAAGTGGAAAAAGATACCGACGCTTATCTCTGGTGTCCGCACAAGTCGGCAACCGGCTGATTGCTCCGATGGTTTATCAAAATACGATGACCGGAGTCTTTTTTGAAGCGTGGTTTCAGCAATGCCTACTGCCCGCATTGACTCAAAAATCGGTGATTATTTTAGATAATGCACGATTTCACCGTATGGGTGTCTTACGGGAAATGGCGGAAAAATTGGGACATAAGGTATTGCCTCTTGCACCTTATTCACCTGAGCTCAACCCGATTGAGAAGGTGTGGGCGAATATTAAGCGGTATCTGCGAACCGTATTGTCTGATTACGCCCGATTTGACGATGCGTTACTGTCCTATTTTGATTTTAATTGA
- the ppx gene encoding exopolyphosphatase, translated as MTTTPTNVLASVDLGSNSFRLQVCENNNGQLKVIDSFKQMVRFAAGLDEHKNLDEASQERALDCLAKFGERLRGFKPEQVRVVATNTFRVAKNIAQFLPKAEAALGFPIEIIAGREEARLIYTGVVHTLPPNGDKMLVIDIGGGSTEFVIGSDLQPLATESLPLGCVTYSLRFFQNKITAKDFQAAISAARNEIQRISKLMKRTGWDFAIGTSGSAKSIRDLIAAELPQEADITYKGMRYLADRIIEAGSVKKAKFESLKPERVEVFAGGLAVMMAAFEELELTKMTVTEAALRDGVFYDLIGRGLNEDMRDQTTAEFQNRYHVSLNQAKRVAETAQAFMDSLCHAKNVTVQDLAQWQQYLGWAGRLHEIGLDIAHTGYHKHSAYILENADMPGFSRKEQTILAQLVIGHRGDMKKMADIVGSSEMLWYAVLSLRLAALFCRARLPLDLPPQTQLRADETGKGFILRISQNWLEQHPLIAAALDYESAQWQKIDMPFNVQPQ; from the coding sequence ATGACCACTACGCCCACCAACGTCCTGGCATCCGTCGATTTAGGTTCCAACAGCTTCCGCCTCCAAGTTTGCGAAAACAACAACGGACAACTGAAAGTCATCGATTCCTTCAAACAAATGGTGCGTTTTGCCGCCGGTTTGGACGAACATAAAAACCTCGACGAAGCATCACAAGAGCGCGCCTTGGACTGTTTGGCAAAATTCGGCGAACGGCTGCGCGGGTTCAAACCCGAACAAGTGCGCGTTGTGGCGACCAATACCTTCCGCGTAGCAAAAAATATCGCCCAATTCCTACCCAAAGCCGAAGCCGCACTGGGCTTCCCCATCGAAATCATCGCAGGCCGTGAAGAAGCCCGCCTCATTTACACCGGCGTCGTCCACACCCTACCGCCCAACGGCGACAAGATGCTCGTCATCGACATCGGCGGCGGCTCGACCGAATTCGTCATCGGCTCCGACCTCCAGCCGCTCGCTACCGAAAGCCTGCCCTTAGGCTGCGTCACTTACAGCCTGCGTTTCTTCCAAAACAAAATCACCGCCAAAGACTTCCAAGCCGCCATCTCTGCCGCACGTAACGAAATCCAGCGCATCAGCAAACTCATGAAGCGTACAGGTTGGGATTTCGCCATCGGCACATCCGGCTCCGCCAAATCCATCCGCGACCTCATCGCCGCCGAGCTGCCCCAAGAAGCCGACATCACCTACAAAGGCATGCGCTACCTCGCCGACCGCATCATTGAAGCCGGTTCCGTCAAAAAAGCCAAATTCGAAAGCCTCAAGCCCGAACGCGTGGAAGTGTTCGCCGGCGGACTGGCCGTCATGATGGCAGCGTTTGAAGAACTCGAACTCACCAAAATGACCGTTACCGAAGCCGCCCTGCGCGACGGCGTATTCTACGATCTGATTGGGCGAGGTTTGAACGAAGACATGCGCGATCAGACGACCGCTGAGTTCCAAAACCGCTACCACGTCAGCCTCAACCAAGCCAAACGCGTCGCCGAAACCGCGCAAGCCTTTATGGACAGCCTGTGCCACGCCAAAAACGTAACCGTCCAAGACCTTGCCCAATGGCAACAATACCTCGGCTGGGCAGGCAGACTGCACGAAATCGGACTCGACATCGCCCACACCGGCTACCACAAACACTCCGCCTACATCCTCGAAAACGCCGATATGCCCGGCTTCTCCCGCAAAGAACAAACCATACTCGCGCAACTGGTCATCGGACACCGCGGCGACATGAAAAAAATGGCGGACATCGTCGGTAGCAGCGAAATGCTTTGGTACGCCGTCCTTTCCCTGCGCCTCGCCGCACTTTTCTGCCGCGCCCGCCTGCCTTTGGATCTGCCGCCGCAAACCCAACTGCGCGCCGACGAAACCGGCAAAGGCTTCATCCTGCGCATCAGCCAAAACTGGCTCGAACAACACCCCCTAATCGCCGCCGCGCTCGACTACGAAAGCGCGCAATGGCAAAAGATCGATATGCCTTTCAACGTGCAGCCTCAATAG
- a CDS encoding single-stranded DNA-binding protein → MSLNKVILIGRLGRDPEVRYMPNGEAVCNFSVATSETWNDRNGQRVERTEWHNITMYRRLAEIAGQYLKKGSQVYLEGRIQSRKYQGKDGIERTAYDIIANEMKMLGGRNDNSGGAPYDDGGYSQGSYQQQAPQQQYQAAPQNQEPPAAPRRQAPAAPAAPVEDIDDDIPF, encoded by the coding sequence ATGTCATTGAACAAAGTCATCCTTATCGGCCGTCTCGGTCGCGACCCCGAAGTCCGCTATATGCCCAACGGCGAAGCCGTCTGCAATTTCAGCGTCGCCACCAGCGAAACCTGGAACGACCGCAACGGCCAGCGCGTGGAACGCACCGAGTGGCACAACATCACTATGTACCGCCGCCTCGCCGAAATCGCTGGGCAATACCTGAAAAAAGGCAGCCAAGTTTATCTGGAAGGCCGCATCCAAAGCCGTAAATACCAAGGCAAAGACGGCATCGAACGTACCGCATACGACATTATCGCCAATGAAATGAAAATGCTCGGCGGCCGCAACGACAACAGCGGCGGCGCACCTTACGACGACGGCGGTTACAGCCAAGGCAGCTACCAACAACAAGCGCCACAACAACAATACCAAGCCGCCCCGCAAAACCAAGAACCCCCTGCCGCCCCCCGCCGCCAAGCTCCCGCCGCACCGGCAGCCCCTGTCGAGGACATCGACGACGATATTCCGTTCTGA
- a CDS encoding MFS transporter encodes MAKDTRIQMFPHEWRASTTLSGVYALRMLGMFLVLPVLSLYAASLPGAENNKTLVGLAMGIYGLTQALLQLPLGIASDKFGRKKTIYVGLIVFAAGSFLAAAANSLPMLVAARAIQGAGAVSAAVTALLADLTRDGVRTRAMAMIGLSIGLTFSVSLVVAPMIADIIGVPGLFMLTGILTVISIGVVAWMTPDPEVSKLHEDTQAQPSRMGEVLRDRQLLNLDFGIFALHAAQMALFTALPFAMTQLGLEKIQHWKVYLPSTIAGLVIMIPLIIIGETRNKLKQVFILGIACIAAAQIGLLFGMHSIWLITAYLVVYFIGFNVLEASLPSMVSKIAPADLKGTAMGVYNTMQSVGLFVGGASGGWLFQQYGFAGVFTFCSVLMLLWLVIAVLAPAPKPVKNLSYPVSPAWQEKHDSLYQALSQVEGVESITFSADKQTIYIKALQKGFDQEAAENIITGV; translated from the coding sequence ATGGCAAAAGACACCCGCATCCAAATGTTCCCGCACGAATGGCGTGCCAGCACCACCCTCTCCGGCGTTTACGCACTGCGTATGTTGGGGATGTTCTTGGTTCTCCCCGTTTTGTCCTTATATGCCGCCTCGTTGCCCGGCGCGGAAAACAACAAAACCTTGGTCGGTCTGGCAATGGGTATCTACGGACTGACGCAGGCTTTGCTGCAACTGCCTTTGGGCATCGCCTCCGATAAATTCGGACGCAAAAAAACCATTTATGTCGGACTGATTGTCTTTGCCGCCGGTAGTTTTCTTGCCGCCGCCGCCAACTCATTGCCTATGCTGGTTGCCGCGCGCGCCATTCAAGGGGCGGGCGCAGTCAGCGCCGCAGTGACCGCGCTGCTTGCCGACTTGACCCGAGACGGCGTGCGTACCCGCGCAATGGCGATGATAGGTTTGAGCATAGGCTTGACCTTTTCCGTCAGCCTTGTGGTCGCCCCGATGATTGCCGACATTATCGGCGTTCCCGGATTGTTTATGCTGACCGGCATCCTGACCGTCATCAGCATAGGCGTTGTCGCTTGGATGACTCCTGATCCCGAAGTGTCCAAGCTGCACGAAGACACACAGGCGCAGCCCTCTCGCATGGGCGAAGTCCTCCGAGACCGCCAGCTTCTCAACTTGGATTTCGGCATTTTCGCGCTGCACGCCGCACAAATGGCGTTATTCACCGCCCTGCCTTTTGCCATGACGCAGCTCGGTTTGGAAAAAATCCAGCATTGGAAAGTCTATCTGCCCTCGACTATTGCAGGGCTGGTGATTATGATCCCCCTCATCATCATCGGCGAAACCCGCAACAAGCTCAAGCAAGTCTTCATCCTCGGCATCGCCTGCATCGCAGCGGCGCAAATCGGCTTATTGTTCGGCATGCACTCGATTTGGCTGATTACCGCCTATCTGGTCGTTTACTTTATCGGCTTCAACGTATTGGAAGCCAGCCTGCCGTCCATGGTATCTAAGATTGCGCCGGCCGATTTGAAAGGCACAGCGATGGGCGTTTACAATACCATGCAGTCCGTCGGGCTGTTTGTAGGCGGCGCAAGCGGCGGATGGCTGTTTCAACAATACGGCTTTGCAGGCGTTTTCACCTTTTGCAGCGTGTTGATGCTGCTATGGCTGGTCATCGCCGTGCTCGCGCCCGCGCCCAAACCCGTCAAAAACCTCAGCTATCCCGTCAGCCCCGCATGGCAGGAAAAACACGATTCGCTCTACCAAGCATTGTCCCAAGTCGAAGGCGTCGAAAGCATTACCTTCAGCGCAGACAAACAAACTATTTACATCAAGGCGTTGCAAAAAGGATTTGACCAAGAGGCCGCCGAAAACATCATCACAGGAGTTTAA
- the tmk gene encoding dTMP kinase: MKPKFITLDGIDGAGKSTNLAVIRRWFESHDLPVLFTREPGGTPVGEALREILLNPETKAGLRAETLMMFAARQQHLEDVILPALADGIHVVSDRFTDATFAYQGGGRGVPLQDIEMLENWVQGGFGPDLTLLLDVPLEVSMARIGQTREKDRFEQEQADFFTRVRAVYLERAAAHPERYALIDGNRSLEEVRADIEHALARSFGMDV, encoded by the coding sequence ATGAAACCCAAATTCATCACTCTGGACGGCATAGACGGCGCGGGCAAATCGACCAATCTTGCCGTTATCCGCCGATGGTTCGAATCCCACGACCTTCCCGTATTGTTCACCCGCGAGCCGGGCGGTACGCCTGTCGGCGAGGCTTTGCGCGAAATTTTGTTGAACCCTGAAACCAAGGCGGGATTGCGCGCGGAGACGTTGATGATGTTTGCCGCGCGGCAGCAGCATCTGGAAGACGTTATCCTGCCTGCGCTGGCAGACGGCATTCATGTCGTTTCCGACCGTTTTACCGATGCGACTTTCGCGTATCAGGGTGGCGGGCGCGGCGTACCCCTGCAAGATATTGAAATGTTGGAAAATTGGGTGCAGGGCGGGTTTGGTCCTGATTTGACGTTGCTGCTGGACGTGCCGCTGGAAGTGTCGATGGCGCGTATCGGGCAGACGCGCGAGAAAGACCGTTTCGAGCAGGAGCAGGCGGATTTTTTCACCCGCGTGCGTGCTGTTTATCTCGAACGCGCCGCCGCGCATCCCGAACGCTACGCGCTTATCGACGGCAACCGGAGTTTGGAAGAGGTGAGGGCGGATATCGAACATGCGTTGGCGCGCAGTTTCGGTATGGATGTTTAA